In a single window of the Cydia strobilella chromosome 13, ilCydStro3.1, whole genome shotgun sequence genome:
- the LOC134746428 gene encoding uncharacterized protein LOC134746428 isoform X1 → MALDKQQILSDLGNVMNQLQSADCGCMGKLFNQGQGQGQRQCMPSQGYGGCCRRGYGHPCCGEPYTMGEGMPAHGRPCMSYCNAPKLYADGYNFLNQSVMQPVIKEVYDDLKSLNSGNTVTNNPLGAQMGLTPGGMTLPAEGNMASPQMANSGGQSMARGHPMMQHMQDYQMSGGHQISGGHQMAGGQEMVSDQQMSGGQQIPGNTQGLANFNKMFPGITTGEGGGLSFNPMEIAMQMNPALAKQQPGMNAQSPMPGTGGEMNQSANVMQPGINATNFAHGQAMPNQQAMPNQQNPNLAAGAQQPQQVYAAQNQLPPNFPPQGMNQNAHMGRMNANQGGQKGSYGQHTQGITKFKEMFPGVMDGDVNFDPMEIAIQMNPANKQAAAMSSMQKYMSAKPLEPNSAVMKPVMAGMNAVNANLAPNQAAPGTQVQPQPDQATGQVPPEQQQYSGQPATQQQYTTNQVPANQQYAANPASTNQPNQSQPLQHVYTAHTNNQGYQQVPQQETRNYHEIETPEPMSEGYPNQAPGGRVYEREHILPADNSRYNTLGQPIQLLPTKKYRMPEPNLPQTLSPQKVSSRLRVNNNVKSTISKTSLYARQAGQRTPSRAQLQQVYHQYKGSQSYTNQNIPNRDPRGQTASDGRLTGAPAKERSQIPVERVGGDTIANDQAYNETVKGHVVGQVGDVSNKPAPVPGNVDLIPTKSGNLRNGLQDMVFTSYPHSTAWSFHGRSDQLPSQRYRLRA, encoded by the exons ATGGCTTTGGATAAGCAGCAGATATTGAGTGATTTAGGGAATGTTATGAATCAACTGCAAAGTGCAGATTG CGGTTGCATGGGCAAATTATTTAACCAAGGTCAGGGGCAAGGGCAAAGACAATGCATGCCATCTCAGGGCTACGGAGGCTGCTGCCGCCGTGGCTACGGGCATCCATGCTGCGGGGAACCCTACACCATGGGCGAAGGTATGCCGGCTCATGGCAGGCCGTGTATGAGCTACTGCAACGCCCCGAAACTTTACGCCGATGGCTATAATTTCTTGAATCAAAGTGTAATGCAGCCTGTCATTAAGGAGGTGTATGATGACCTTAAAAGTTTGAATTCGGGCAATACTGTTACAAATAATCCCCTAGGAGCTCAGATGGGCCTGACGCCGGGTGGTATGACGCTTCCAGCCGAGG GCAATATGGCAAGCCCACAGATGGCAAATTCTGGAGGTCAAAGTATGGCCCGAGGTCACCCGATGATGCAGCATATGCAAGATTACCAAATGTCAGGTGGTCATCAAATATCAGGTGGTCATCAAATGGCAGGTGGTCAAGAAATGGTCAGTGACCAGCAAATGTCCGGTGGTCAGCAAATTCCCGGAAATACACAGGGCTTggcaaatttcaataaaatgttcCCTGGAATAACGACAGGTGAAGGAGGCGGTCTGAGCTTTAACCCAATGGAAATAGCCATGCAGATGAATCCGGCACTAGCCAAGCAACAGCCCGGTATGAACGCGCAGAGTCCTATGCCAGGCACAGGCGGTGAAATGAATCAGTCTGCGAATGTAATGCAACCTGGAATAAACGCTACAAACTTTGCTCATGGCCAGGCAATGCCAAACCAACAAGCAATGCCAAACCAACAAAATCCGAACTTAGCAGCCGGTGCCCAACAGCCACAGCAAGTTTACGCCGCACAGAATCAGCTACCTCCCAACTTCCCACCCCAGGGTATGAATCAAAACGCACACATGGGAAGAATGAATGCGAATCAAGGAGGCCAAAAAGGTAGCTACGGTCAGCATACACAAGGCATTACCAAGTTTAAAGAAATGTTTCCTGGCGTTATGGATGGCGATGTCAACTTTGACCCCATGGAAATTGCTATTCAAATGAATCCAGCTAATAAACAAGCGGCTGCTATGAGTTCTATGCAAAAATACATGTCCGCTAAGCCTCTAGAGCCTAATTCGGCTGTTATGAAGCCAGTCATGGCTGGTATGAATGCAGTAAATGCCAACTTAGCCCCAAACCAGGCTGCACCAGGCACTCAGGTGCAGCCCCAACCGGACCAAGCAACAGGTCAAGTACCACCAGAACAACAACAGTACAGTGGACAACCAGCAACCCAGCAACAGTATACAACAAATCAAGTACCAGCAAATCAACAGTATGCTGCTAATCCAGCCTCTACCAATCAGCCAAATCAGTCGCAACCGCTGCAACATGTATACACCGCCCATACAAACAATCAAGGTTACCAGCAAGTGCCTCAGCAAGAAACTCGGAATTACCATGAGATCGAAACGCCAGAACCAATGTCTGAAGGATATCCTAATCAGGCACCTGGAGGCAGAGTATACGAGAGAGAGCATATACTCCCTGCGGATAATTCAAGATATAACACATTAGGGCAGCCAATACAACTGTTACCGACGAAGAAATACCGCATGCCCGAACCAAATTTACCGCAAACCTTGTCTCCTCAAAAAGTTTCTTCAAGATTAAGAGTGAATAACAACGTGAAATCGACTATTAGTAAAACTTCACTCTATGCAAGGCAAGCAGGACAAAGAACTCCAAGCAGGGCTCAGTTGCAGCAAGTCTACCACCAGTATAAGGGATCCCAATCTTACACCAATCAGAACATTCCAAACAGGGATCCTAGAGGACAGACGGCTTCTGATGGCCGGTTGACAGGCGCTCCGGCAAAGGAGAGGAGTCAGATCCCCGTGGAGAGAGTCGGAGGAGACACGATTGCGAACGATCAAGCTTACAACGAGACTGTGAAAGGTCATGTCGTTGGTCAAGTCGGAGACGTTTCTAATAAACCGGCTCCGGTTCCAGGCAATGTTGATTtg ATACCGACTAAGAGCGGCAACTTAAGGAACGGTCTCCAAGACATGGTGTTTACTTCATATCCTCACTCTACTGCTTGGTCATTCCACGGACGCAGCGACCAGCTTCCTTCTCAGAGATACCGTTTGAGAGCTTAG
- the LOC134746496 gene encoding myeloid leukemia factor isoform X1: MSLFGSLMGDVEDDPFFGSHMRHMRQMNNMMNSLFSDPFGMLGGPLSLMPRSNMGMGMGGMSMMPFMPQMPQMNRLFSADLDGPMTAGSSFSSSTVVMSSGGPNGKPQVFSSTSSTKIGPNGIKETRKTLQDSRTGTKKMSIGHHIGERAHVVEREQNVYSGDQEEVQEFINLDEDEAEDFDREFHSKAGGYGNNRAAIAAAPAPAPARAPRLAIEAAPAHAHAHVPAHQHQHVPAPAHVHEHAHQHEHAAAPLPNSNSERERRAIRPASRRPLRTTASPLAQSANSSSVRSVYGGSHPQRHRHDRPRNKRPAPADH, encoded by the exons ATGTCTCTCTTTGGATCTTTGATGGGGGATGTTGAGGATGATCCGTTTTTCGG CTCGCATATGCGTCACATGCGTCAAATGAACAACATGATGAACTCTCTCTTCTCGGACCCGTTCGGTATGCTGGGCGGTCCTCTGTCCCTCATGCCACGGTCCAACATGGGCATGGGCATGGGTGGTATGAGCATGATGCCATTCATGCCGCAGATGCCTCAGATGAACAGATTATTCTCTG CAGACCTAGACGGGCCGATGACCGCCGGCAGCTCCTTCAGTAGCAGCACAGTCGTCATGTCTTCTGGTGGACCCAACGGGAAACCTCAG GTGTTCAGTTCGACCAGCAGCACAAAAATCGGCCCCAACGGTATAAAGGAGACCCGCAAAACACTACAAGACTCGCGCACCGGGACCAAGAAGATGTCCATCG GTCATCACATCGGTGAGCGTGCCCACGTGGTGGAAAGAGAGCAGAACGTGTATTCAGGGGATCAGGAGGAAGTACAGGAATTTATCAATTTGGATGAAGACGAGGCTGAAGATTTCGATAG GGAGTTTCACTCGAAAGCCGGGGGCTACGGTAACAACCGCGCCGCCAtcgccgccgcccccgcccccgcccccgcccgcgcgccgcgcctgGCCATAGAGGCCGcgcccgcgcacgcgcacgcgcacgtgcCTGCGCACCAGCACCAGCACGTGCCTGCGCCTGCGCACGTGCACGAGCACGCGCACCAGCACGAGCACGCCGCCGCGCCACTACCCAA TTCGAATAGCGAACGAGAAAGACGCGCCATTCGGCCCGCGTCGCGCCGCCCGCTGAGAACTACTGCCAGCCCGCTCGCACAGAGCGCCAACAG TTCGTCCGTGCGCTCCGTGTACGGCGGCTCGCACCCGCAGCGCCACCGGCACGACCGTCCCCGCAACAagcgccccgcccccgccgacCACTAG
- the LOC134746496 gene encoding myeloid leukemia factor isoform X3 codes for MSLFGSLMGDVEDDPFFGSHMRHMRQMNNMMNSLFSDPFGMLGGPLSLMPRSNMGMGMGGMSMMPFMPQMPQMNRLFSADLDGPMTAGSSFSSSTVVMSSGGPNGKPQVFSSTSSTKIGPNGIKETRKTLQDSRTGTKKMSIGHHIGERAHVVEREQNVYSGDQEEVQEFINLDEDEAEDFDREFHSKAGGYGNNRAAIAAAPAPAPARAPRLAIEAAPAHAHAHVPAHQHQHVPAPAHVHEHAHQHEHAAAPLPNSSVRSVYGGSHPQRHRHDRPRNKRPAPADH; via the exons ATGTCTCTCTTTGGATCTTTGATGGGGGATGTTGAGGATGATCCGTTTTTCGG CTCGCATATGCGTCACATGCGTCAAATGAACAACATGATGAACTCTCTCTTCTCGGACCCGTTCGGTATGCTGGGCGGTCCTCTGTCCCTCATGCCACGGTCCAACATGGGCATGGGCATGGGTGGTATGAGCATGATGCCATTCATGCCGCAGATGCCTCAGATGAACAGATTATTCTCTG CAGACCTAGACGGGCCGATGACCGCCGGCAGCTCCTTCAGTAGCAGCACAGTCGTCATGTCTTCTGGTGGACCCAACGGGAAACCTCAG GTGTTCAGTTCGACCAGCAGCACAAAAATCGGCCCCAACGGTATAAAGGAGACCCGCAAAACACTACAAGACTCGCGCACCGGGACCAAGAAGATGTCCATCG GTCATCACATCGGTGAGCGTGCCCACGTGGTGGAAAGAGAGCAGAACGTGTATTCAGGGGATCAGGAGGAAGTACAGGAATTTATCAATTTGGATGAAGACGAGGCTGAAGATTTCGATAG GGAGTTTCACTCGAAAGCCGGGGGCTACGGTAACAACCGCGCCGCCAtcgccgccgcccccgcccccgcccccgcccgcgcgccgcgcctgGCCATAGAGGCCGcgcccgcgcacgcgcacgcgcacgtgcCTGCGCACCAGCACCAGCACGTGCCTGCGCCTGCGCACGTGCACGAGCACGCGCACCAGCACGAGCACGCCGCCGCGCCACTACCCAA TTCGTCCGTGCGCTCCGTGTACGGCGGCTCGCACCCGCAGCGCCACCGGCACGACCGTCCCCGCAACAagcgccccgcccccgccgacCACTAG
- the LOC134746428 gene encoding nuclear receptor coactivator 6-like isoform X2 — MALDKQQILSDLGNVMNQLQSADCGCMGKLFNQGQGQGQRQCMPSQGYGGCCRRGYGHPCCGEPYTMGEGNMASPQMANSGGQSMARGHPMMQHMQDYQMSGGHQISGGHQMAGGQEMVSDQQMSGGQQIPGNTQGLANFNKMFPGITTGEGGGLSFNPMEIAMQMNPALAKQQPGMNAQSPMPGTGGEMNQSANVMQPGINATNFAHGQAMPNQQAMPNQQNPNLAAGAQQPQQVYAAQNQLPPNFPPQGMNQNAHMGRMNANQGGQKGSYGQHTQGITKFKEMFPGVMDGDVNFDPMEIAIQMNPANKQAAAMSSMQKYMSAKPLEPNSAVMKPVMAGMNAVNANLAPNQAAPGTQVQPQPDQATGQVPPEQQQYSGQPATQQQYTTNQVPANQQYAANPASTNQPNQSQPLQHVYTAHTNNQGYQQVPQQETRNYHEIETPEPMSEGYPNQAPGGRVYEREHILPADNSRYNTLGQPIQLLPTKKYRMPEPNLPQTLSPQKVSSRLRVNNNVKSTISKTSLYARQAGQRTPSRAQLQQVYHQYKGSQSYTNQNIPNRDPRGQTASDGRLTGAPAKERSQIPVERVGGDTIANDQAYNETVKGHVVGQVGDVSNKPAPVPGNVDLIPTKSGNLRNGLQDMVFTSYPHSTAWSFHGRSDQLPSQRYRLRA, encoded by the exons ATGGCTTTGGATAAGCAGCAGATATTGAGTGATTTAGGGAATGTTATGAATCAACTGCAAAGTGCAGATTG CGGTTGCATGGGCAAATTATTTAACCAAGGTCAGGGGCAAGGGCAAAGACAATGCATGCCATCTCAGGGCTACGGAGGCTGCTGCCGCCGTGGCTACGGGCATCCATGCTGCGGGGAACCCTACACCATGGGCGAAG GCAATATGGCAAGCCCACAGATGGCAAATTCTGGAGGTCAAAGTATGGCCCGAGGTCACCCGATGATGCAGCATATGCAAGATTACCAAATGTCAGGTGGTCATCAAATATCAGGTGGTCATCAAATGGCAGGTGGTCAAGAAATGGTCAGTGACCAGCAAATGTCCGGTGGTCAGCAAATTCCCGGAAATACACAGGGCTTggcaaatttcaataaaatgttcCCTGGAATAACGACAGGTGAAGGAGGCGGTCTGAGCTTTAACCCAATGGAAATAGCCATGCAGATGAATCCGGCACTAGCCAAGCAACAGCCCGGTATGAACGCGCAGAGTCCTATGCCAGGCACAGGCGGTGAAATGAATCAGTCTGCGAATGTAATGCAACCTGGAATAAACGCTACAAACTTTGCTCATGGCCAGGCAATGCCAAACCAACAAGCAATGCCAAACCAACAAAATCCGAACTTAGCAGCCGGTGCCCAACAGCCACAGCAAGTTTACGCCGCACAGAATCAGCTACCTCCCAACTTCCCACCCCAGGGTATGAATCAAAACGCACACATGGGAAGAATGAATGCGAATCAAGGAGGCCAAAAAGGTAGCTACGGTCAGCATACACAAGGCATTACCAAGTTTAAAGAAATGTTTCCTGGCGTTATGGATGGCGATGTCAACTTTGACCCCATGGAAATTGCTATTCAAATGAATCCAGCTAATAAACAAGCGGCTGCTATGAGTTCTATGCAAAAATACATGTCCGCTAAGCCTCTAGAGCCTAATTCGGCTGTTATGAAGCCAGTCATGGCTGGTATGAATGCAGTAAATGCCAACTTAGCCCCAAACCAGGCTGCACCAGGCACTCAGGTGCAGCCCCAACCGGACCAAGCAACAGGTCAAGTACCACCAGAACAACAACAGTACAGTGGACAACCAGCAACCCAGCAACAGTATACAACAAATCAAGTACCAGCAAATCAACAGTATGCTGCTAATCCAGCCTCTACCAATCAGCCAAATCAGTCGCAACCGCTGCAACATGTATACACCGCCCATACAAACAATCAAGGTTACCAGCAAGTGCCTCAGCAAGAAACTCGGAATTACCATGAGATCGAAACGCCAGAACCAATGTCTGAAGGATATCCTAATCAGGCACCTGGAGGCAGAGTATACGAGAGAGAGCATATACTCCCTGCGGATAATTCAAGATATAACACATTAGGGCAGCCAATACAACTGTTACCGACGAAGAAATACCGCATGCCCGAACCAAATTTACCGCAAACCTTGTCTCCTCAAAAAGTTTCTTCAAGATTAAGAGTGAATAACAACGTGAAATCGACTATTAGTAAAACTTCACTCTATGCAAGGCAAGCAGGACAAAGAACTCCAAGCAGGGCTCAGTTGCAGCAAGTCTACCACCAGTATAAGGGATCCCAATCTTACACCAATCAGAACATTCCAAACAGGGATCCTAGAGGACAGACGGCTTCTGATGGCCGGTTGACAGGCGCTCCGGCAAAGGAGAGGAGTCAGATCCCCGTGGAGAGAGTCGGAGGAGACACGATTGCGAACGATCAAGCTTACAACGAGACTGTGAAAGGTCATGTCGTTGGTCAAGTCGGAGACGTTTCTAATAAACCGGCTCCGGTTCCAGGCAATGTTGATTtg ATACCGACTAAGAGCGGCAACTTAAGGAACGGTCTCCAAGACATGGTGTTTACTTCATATCCTCACTCTACTGCTTGGTCATTCCACGGACGCAGCGACCAGCTTCCTTCTCAGAGATACCGTTTGAGAGCTTAG
- the LOC134746496 gene encoding myeloid leukemia factor isoform X2 gives MSLFGSLMGDVEDDPFFGSHMRHMRQMNNMMNSLFSDPFGMLGGPLSLMPRSNMGMGMGGMSMMPFMPQMPQMNRLFSDLDGPMTAGSSFSSSTVVMSSGGPNGKPQVFSSTSSTKIGPNGIKETRKTLQDSRTGTKKMSIGHHIGERAHVVEREQNVYSGDQEEVQEFINLDEDEAEDFDREFHSKAGGYGNNRAAIAAAPAPAPARAPRLAIEAAPAHAHAHVPAHQHQHVPAPAHVHEHAHQHEHAAAPLPNSNSERERRAIRPASRRPLRTTASPLAQSANSSSVRSVYGGSHPQRHRHDRPRNKRPAPADH, from the exons ATGTCTCTCTTTGGATCTTTGATGGGGGATGTTGAGGATGATCCGTTTTTCGG CTCGCATATGCGTCACATGCGTCAAATGAACAACATGATGAACTCTCTCTTCTCGGACCCGTTCGGTATGCTGGGCGGTCCTCTGTCCCTCATGCCACGGTCCAACATGGGCATGGGCATGGGTGGTATGAGCATGATGCCATTCATGCCGCAGATGCCTCAGATGAACAGATTATTCTCTG ACCTAGACGGGCCGATGACCGCCGGCAGCTCCTTCAGTAGCAGCACAGTCGTCATGTCTTCTGGTGGACCCAACGGGAAACCTCAG GTGTTCAGTTCGACCAGCAGCACAAAAATCGGCCCCAACGGTATAAAGGAGACCCGCAAAACACTACAAGACTCGCGCACCGGGACCAAGAAGATGTCCATCG GTCATCACATCGGTGAGCGTGCCCACGTGGTGGAAAGAGAGCAGAACGTGTATTCAGGGGATCAGGAGGAAGTACAGGAATTTATCAATTTGGATGAAGACGAGGCTGAAGATTTCGATAG GGAGTTTCACTCGAAAGCCGGGGGCTACGGTAACAACCGCGCCGCCAtcgccgccgcccccgcccccgcccccgcccgcgcgccgcgcctgGCCATAGAGGCCGcgcccgcgcacgcgcacgcgcacgtgcCTGCGCACCAGCACCAGCACGTGCCTGCGCCTGCGCACGTGCACGAGCACGCGCACCAGCACGAGCACGCCGCCGCGCCACTACCCAA TTCGAATAGCGAACGAGAAAGACGCGCCATTCGGCCCGCGTCGCGCCGCCCGCTGAGAACTACTGCCAGCCCGCTCGCACAGAGCGCCAACAG TTCGTCCGTGCGCTCCGTGTACGGCGGCTCGCACCCGCAGCGCCACCGGCACGACCGTCCCCGCAACAagcgccccgcccccgccgacCACTAG